One window of the Streptomyces sp. NBC_00259 genome contains the following:
- a CDS encoding multidrug effflux MFS transporter produces MQTPTVDPVQTPAPALASGVAARRAGLLVTLVLGGLTALPPLSMDMYLPALPEVTGALHAPAATIQLTLTACLAGMAFGQLVVGPMSDKWGRRRPLLVGMVVYVVATAACALATGAEMLIAFRLLQGLAGAAGIVIARAVVRDLYDGIEMARFFSTLMLISGVAPIVGPLLGAQILRVTDWRGVFHVLTVIGVLLTLVVAKWLHETLPRERRHSGGVVEALHTMRGLLTDRVFTGYVLAGGLAFAALFAYISASPFVVQEIYGASPQTFSLLFGLNSIGLVAVGQINGKLLVGRVSLDKALGFGLVTIALAALALLLMTTGVFGEVGLAPVAAGLFVLMSAMGLAMPNTNAQALMRAPHAAGSASALLGTSSFLVGAIASPLVGIAGEATAVPMAVVQLVCALGAVACFLGLCRPWRAPSAQITKIAQSTQSS; encoded by the coding sequence ATGCAGACCCCGACCGTGGACCCGGTGCAGACCCCGGCCCCGGCTCTGGCATCCGGCGTCGCCGCGCGCCGCGCCGGCCTCCTCGTCACCCTCGTGCTCGGCGGGCTCACCGCCCTGCCGCCGCTGTCCATGGACATGTACCTCCCGGCCCTGCCGGAGGTCACCGGAGCACTCCACGCGCCCGCCGCGACGATCCAGCTCACCCTCACCGCCTGCCTCGCCGGCATGGCTTTCGGGCAGCTCGTCGTCGGCCCCATGAGCGACAAATGGGGCCGCCGCCGGCCGCTGCTCGTCGGCATGGTCGTGTACGTCGTGGCCACCGCGGCCTGCGCCCTCGCGACGGGCGCCGAGATGCTCATCGCGTTCCGGCTGCTCCAGGGCCTGGCCGGAGCCGCCGGGATCGTCATCGCCCGCGCCGTCGTCCGTGACCTCTACGACGGCATCGAGATGGCGCGCTTCTTCTCCACCCTGATGCTGATCTCCGGGGTGGCCCCGATCGTCGGGCCGCTCCTCGGTGCCCAGATCCTCCGCGTCACGGACTGGCGCGGCGTCTTCCACGTCCTCACCGTCATCGGCGTACTGCTCACCCTCGTCGTCGCGAAGTGGCTGCACGAGACACTGCCGCGCGAACGGCGGCACAGCGGCGGCGTCGTCGAGGCTCTGCACACCATGCGCGGGCTGCTCACCGACCGGGTCTTCACCGGCTACGTACTGGCGGGCGGTCTCGCCTTCGCCGCGCTCTTCGCCTACATCTCGGCCTCGCCGTTCGTCGTCCAGGAGATCTACGGCGCCTCGCCGCAGACCTTCAGCCTGCTCTTCGGGCTCAACTCGATCGGCCTGGTCGCGGTCGGCCAGATCAACGGCAAGCTGCTGGTGGGCCGGGTGAGCCTCGACAAGGCCCTCGGCTTCGGGCTCGTCACGATCGCGCTCGCGGCGCTCGCCCTGCTGCTGATGACGACGGGCGTCTTCGGCGAGGTCGGACTCGCTCCCGTGGCGGCGGGCCTGTTCGTGCTGATGTCCGCGATGGGTCTCGCGATGCCGAACACGAACGCCCAGGCCCTGATGCGCGCCCCGCACGCCGCGGGTTCGGCGTCCGCCCTGCTCGGCACGTCCTCGTTCCTCGTCGGCGCGATCGCCTCGCCGCTCGTCGGGATCGCGGGCGAGGCCACGGCCGTACCGATGGCCGTGGTCCAGCTGGTGTGCGCGCTGGGCGCGGTGGCCTGCTTCCTCGGCCTGTGCCGGCCGTGGCGCGCACCGAGCGCACAGATCACAAAGATCGCGCAGAGCACGCAGAGCTCATAG
- a CDS encoding Gfo/Idh/MocA family protein: MADTVRWGVLATGGIAASFTAALKTMPDAEVVAVASRTEASARAFAERFGIPKAYGDWDMLAADEDVDVVYVATPHSAHRAAAGLCLEAGKAVLCEKAFTLNTAEAAELVALARSRGLFLMEAMWMYCNPVVRRLAELVRDGAIGEVRTVQADFGLAGPFTADHRLRDPELGGGALLDLGVYPVSFAQLLLGEPDHVQAHALLSDEGVDLNTGMLLGWSDPGASALLSCSVVADTPMTAAVTGSAGRIELPRGFFFPERFVLHRDGRDPEEYAPGNDRQSLRYEAAEVMRCLRAGETESPLVPLDGSLAVMRTLDAVRDRIGVRYPQELARAAATPA, translated from the coding sequence ATGGCTGACACGGTGCGGTGGGGTGTGCTGGCGACCGGAGGGATCGCGGCCTCGTTCACGGCGGCCCTGAAGACGATGCCGGACGCGGAGGTCGTCGCGGTGGCGTCCCGTACGGAGGCGTCGGCGCGGGCCTTCGCCGAGCGGTTCGGCATACCGAAGGCGTACGGCGACTGGGACATGCTCGCCGCCGACGAGGACGTGGACGTCGTGTACGTCGCGACGCCGCACTCGGCGCACCGCGCGGCCGCCGGGCTGTGCCTGGAGGCGGGAAAGGCGGTGCTGTGCGAGAAGGCGTTCACGCTGAACACCGCCGAGGCGGCGGAGCTGGTGGCGCTCGCCCGCTCGCGTGGCCTGTTCCTGATGGAGGCCATGTGGATGTACTGCAATCCGGTGGTCAGGCGGCTGGCGGAGCTGGTGCGCGACGGTGCGATCGGCGAGGTCCGCACGGTGCAGGCGGACTTCGGGCTCGCCGGTCCGTTCACTGCGGACCACCGGCTGCGGGACCCGGAGCTCGGCGGCGGGGCGCTGCTCGATCTCGGGGTGTACCCGGTGTCGTTCGCGCAGCTGCTGCTGGGTGAGCCCGATCACGTACAGGCGCATGCGCTGCTCTCCGACGAGGGTGTCGACCTGAACACGGGGATGCTGCTGGGCTGGTCGGACCCGGGGGCGTCGGCGCTGCTGTCCTGCTCGGTCGTCGCGGACACTCCGATGACGGCTGCGGTGACGGGGTCGGCGGGCCGGATCGAGCTGCCGCGCGGCTTCTTCTTCCCGGAGCGGTTCGTGCTGCACCGGGACGGCCGCGACCCGGAGGAGTACGCGCCCGGCAACGACCGGCAGTCGCTGCGGTACGAGGCGGCGGAGGTGATGCGGTGCCTGCGGGCGGGCGAGACCGAGTCGCCGCTGGTGCCGCTGGACGGTTCGCTGGCGGTGATGCGGACGCTCGACGCGGTACGGGACCGCATCGGCGTCCGCTATCCACAGGAACTGGCGCGGGCCGCCGCTACGCCGGCGTGA